In Devosia litorisediminis, one genomic interval encodes:
- the ureC gene encoding urease subunit alpha, which translates to MPARISRATYADMYGPTTGDKVRLADTELFIEVENDFTTYGEEVKFGGGKVIRDGMGQSQRTRAEGAVDTVITNALIVDATGIYKADVGLKDGKIAAIGKAGNPDTQPGVNIIIGPSTEAIAGEGRILTAGGMDAHIHFIAPQQIEEALMSGVTTMLGGGSGPAHGTLATTCTGAWHIQRMIESFDGFPMNLALAGKGNASMPAPLAEMVLAGASCLKLHEDWGTTPAAIDNCLSVADDYDVQVMIHTDTLNESGFVEDTIAAFKGRTIHAFHTEGAGGGHAPDILRVAGLPNVIPSSTNPTRPYTVNTIAEHLDMLMVCHHLDQSIPEDVAFAESRIRKETIAAEDILHDMGALSVISSDSQAMGRVGEVLIRTWQTADKMKRQRGRLSEESGENDNFRVKRYIAKYTINPAIAHGMSQHIGSIAVGKRADLVLWHPAFFGVKPEMILLGGSIAAAPMGDPNASIPTPQPMHYRPMFASFGKLLTRSSVTFVSQAAYDDGLRDKLGIDKQLLPVSNTRSGIGKAAMVHNSATPEIAVDPETYEVRADGELLTCEPATELPMAQRYFLF; encoded by the coding sequence ATGCCCGCTCGTATCTCGCGCGCCACCTATGCCGACATGTATGGCCCAACCACCGGCGACAAGGTTCGCCTGGCCGATACCGAGCTGTTCATTGAGGTGGAGAACGACTTCACCACCTATGGCGAAGAGGTGAAATTTGGTGGCGGCAAGGTCATACGCGACGGCATGGGCCAGAGTCAGCGCACCCGTGCAGAAGGTGCCGTTGATACGGTGATCACCAATGCCCTGATTGTCGACGCGACCGGCATCTACAAGGCAGACGTCGGACTCAAGGACGGCAAGATCGCGGCCATCGGCAAGGCAGGCAATCCCGATACCCAGCCCGGCGTCAACATCATCATCGGCCCCTCCACCGAGGCTATCGCCGGGGAAGGACGCATCCTGACCGCCGGGGGCATGGACGCCCATATTCATTTCATCGCCCCCCAGCAGATCGAAGAAGCGCTGATGAGCGGCGTCACTACCATGTTGGGCGGCGGCAGCGGCCCCGCTCACGGGACACTGGCGACCACTTGTACCGGCGCTTGGCACATCCAGCGCATGATCGAGAGTTTTGACGGCTTTCCGATGAACCTGGCTTTGGCCGGCAAGGGCAATGCATCCATGCCCGCGCCGCTTGCTGAAATGGTACTGGCTGGTGCTTCCTGCCTCAAATTGCACGAGGACTGGGGCACCACGCCCGCCGCGATCGACAATTGCCTTAGCGTAGCCGATGACTACGACGTGCAGGTGATGATCCACACCGACACGCTCAATGAGAGCGGTTTTGTCGAAGACACCATCGCCGCCTTCAAGGGCCGAACCATCCACGCCTTCCACACCGAAGGCGCCGGTGGCGGCCATGCGCCCGATATTTTGCGCGTTGCAGGGCTTCCCAACGTTATCCCCTCCTCGACCAATCCGACGCGCCCCTACACGGTCAATACCATTGCCGAGCATCTCGACATGCTCATGGTCTGCCACCACCTTGACCAGTCGATCCCTGAGGATGTGGCTTTTGCTGAAAGCCGCATTCGCAAGGAGACCATCGCCGCCGAGGACATCCTTCACGATATGGGGGCACTGTCGGTGATTTCTTCGGATAGCCAAGCCATGGGGCGGGTGGGCGAAGTGCTGATCCGTACCTGGCAGACGGCCGACAAGATGAAGCGCCAGCGCGGACGCCTGTCTGAGGAAAGCGGCGAGAACGACAATTTCCGCGTCAAACGCTACATTGCCAAATACACCATCAATCCAGCCATCGCGCACGGCATGAGCCAGCATATCGGCTCCATCGCCGTTGGCAAACGCGCCGACCTTGTATTGTGGCACCCGGCCTTTTTCGGGGTGAAGCCCGAGATGATCCTGCTGGGCGGCTCGATTGCTGCAGCGCCCATGGGTGATCCGAATGCGTCGATCCCCACGCCCCAGCCCATGCACTATCGCCCTATGTTCGCGTCGTTCGGCAAGCTTCTGACGCGCTCCTCTGTCACGTTTGTCTCCCAGGCCGCCTATGATGATGGCCTGCGCGACAAGCTGGGGATCGACAAGCAGCTGCTGCCTGTGAGCAACACGCGAAGCGGTATCGGCAAAGCTGCCATGGTCCACAATTCGGCGACGCCCGAGATAGCCGTCGACCCCGAAACCTATGAGGTGCGCGCTGATGGTGAATTGCTCACCTGCGAACCTGCCACCGAGTTGCCCATGGCGCAGCGCTATTTTCTGTTCTAG
- a CDS encoding urease subunit beta, which yields MIPGEIITQPGDIELNVGAAQITLEVSNTGDRPVQIGSHYHFFEANAGLSFDREKARGMRLDIAAGTAVRFEPGQAREVRLIPLSGDRAVFGFRQQIMGKLD from the coding sequence ATGATCCCAGGCGAAATCATCACCCAGCCGGGCGATATCGAACTTAATGTTGGTGCAGCCCAGATCACCTTGGAGGTTTCCAACACCGGAGACCGCCCAGTACAGATCGGCTCGCACTACCACTTCTTTGAAGCCAATGCGGGGCTGTCTTTTGATCGTGAAAAGGCCCGCGGCATGCGGCTCGACATCGCTGCAGGAACCGCTGTGCGTTTCGAGCCTGGTCAGGCCCGTGAAGTTCGCCTGATCCCCCTGAGCGGAGATCGCGCCGTTTTCGGCTTTCGACAGCAAATTATGGGGAAGCTCGACTAA
- a CDS encoding urease subunit gamma has protein sequence MNLTPREKDKLLIAMAAIVARKRLERGVKLNHPEAIALITDFVVEGARDGRPVAELMEAGAHIITRAQVMDGIAEMIHDIQVEATFPDGTKLVTVHEPIR, from the coding sequence ATGAACCTGACACCGCGTGAAAAAGACAAACTGCTGATCGCCATGGCTGCCATAGTGGCCCGCAAACGCCTCGAGCGTGGCGTCAAGCTCAACCATCCAGAAGCAATTGCGCTAATCACAGATTTCGTTGTCGAGGGCGCCCGCGATGGCCGTCCCGTCGCGGAATTGATGGAAGCAGGCGCTCACATCATCACGCGGGCACAGGTCATGGACGGCATAGCCGAGATGATCCACGACATTCAGGTCGAAGCGACCTTCCCAGACGGCACCAAGCTCGTCACCGTTCACGAACCCATCCGGTAG
- a CDS encoding urease accessory protein UreD: protein MQRARGAGRLSTKQGDNVTRINRLYQDGCAKIRLPHTHSNALEAVLINTAGGLTGGDQMDWTADIADNGKAVLTTQACERIYRSLGGPATVRTTLNVGKNAHLDWLPQETILFASSQLDRRINIDLAAGASLTAVEAILLGRDAMGELALDAQLRDNWRVRRSGRLLHAEATRLDGTVAERAGLSLLAGKRAFATVLHVAPNADAGAIALARLREVLPTDGRIAASANGERLVVRALAQTGLALRRLIVPILAELSGAGTLPRLWHL, encoded by the coding sequence ATGCAACGTGCTCGTGGCGCCGGTCGCCTCAGCACAAAACAGGGTGACAACGTCACCCGTATCAATCGTCTCTATCAGGATGGCTGCGCCAAGATCCGCCTGCCTCACACCCATAGCAATGCACTCGAAGCAGTGTTGATCAACACCGCTGGAGGCCTGACCGGCGGCGATCAGATGGACTGGACCGCGGATATCGCTGACAATGGCAAAGCGGTGTTGACCACGCAGGCGTGCGAACGCATCTACCGATCGCTGGGCGGCCCCGCTACCGTCCGCACTACTCTCAATGTCGGCAAGAATGCCCATCTCGACTGGCTGCCACAGGAAACGATCTTGTTCGCTAGCAGCCAGCTCGACCGGCGCATCAATATCGATCTGGCCGCTGGCGCCAGCCTGACTGCCGTGGAAGCTATCCTTCTGGGTCGCGACGCAATGGGTGAACTAGCACTTGATGCCCAGCTGCGCGACAATTGGCGCGTCCGACGCAGTGGCAGACTGCTCCACGCTGAAGCCACCCGCTTGGACGGCACTGTTGCGGAACGCGCTGGACTGTCGCTACTGGCCGGTAAGCGGGCTTTTGCCACTGTGCTGCATGTCGCGCCCAATGCCGACGCCGGTGCGATCGCCTTGGCGCGCCTGCGCGAAGTCCTCCCTACGGATGGTCGTATTGCCGCCAGCGCGAATGGGGAACGCCTAGTTGTGCGCGCTTTGGCTCAAACAGGTCTTGCGCTACGGCGCCTGATCGTTCCAATTCTGGCTGAGCTCTCTGGCGCCGGCACATTGCCTCGCCTCTGGCATCTATAG
- the urtE gene encoding urea ABC transporter ATP-binding subunit UrtE, which produces MSTALSIDTIDLHYGAAQALKSVSIECKPGRITAVLGRNGVGKSSTLRAVTGVHNISAGDIRFGDAVLRKSPPYKRARMGIGYVPQGREIFPLLTVRENLETGFAGLKRSDRNIPEYIFELFPVLKSMLGRRGGDLSGGQQQQLAIGRALVTRPKVLVLDEPTEGIQPSIIKDIGRALQFLRDEKGMTILLVEQFLDFCREIADDIYVMDRGEIQHAGPASDLDLPDVRRHLMV; this is translated from the coding sequence ATGAGCACCGCGCTTTCCATCGACACGATCGACCTGCACTACGGCGCGGCGCAGGCGCTTAAATCTGTTTCCATTGAGTGCAAGCCGGGACGTATCACCGCTGTCCTGGGCCGCAATGGCGTGGGCAAGTCATCGACACTGCGCGCCGTCACCGGCGTGCACAATATCTCCGCTGGAGACATCCGCTTCGGCGATGCCGTCCTGCGCAAATCCCCGCCCTACAAACGGGCGCGTATGGGCATTGGTTATGTTCCTCAGGGACGCGAGATATTTCCCCTGCTCACGGTACGCGAGAACCTTGAAACTGGGTTTGCGGGTCTAAAACGCTCTGACCGTAACATCCCTGAATACATCTTCGAACTATTTCCGGTGCTCAAATCCATGCTGGGCCGGCGCGGTGGCGACCTCTCTGGAGGACAACAGCAGCAGTTGGCCATTGGCCGCGCACTCGTCACCCGCCCCAAGGTTCTGGTGCTCGACGAGCCGACTGAAGGCATTCAGCCGTCCATCATCAAGGACATCGGTCGGGCCCTTCAATTCCTGCGGGACGAGAAAGGCATGACCATTCTGTTGGTCGAGCAGTTCCTCGACTTCTGCCGGGAAATCGCCGACGATATCTATGTTATGGATCGCGGTGAAATCCAGCACGCCGGCCCCGCCAGCGATCTCGATCTGCCCGATGTCCGCCGCCATTTGATGGTCTAG
- the urtD gene encoding urea ABC transporter ATP-binding protein UrtD produces MAGTAENSDTMLYLDGVSVAFDGFKAINNLSIIVHPAEMLAIIGPNGAGKTTMMDIITGKTRPDDGQVLFDGRTDLTKLDEAAIANLGIGRKFQKPTVFESQTVWDNIEMALKKPRGVFATLFYSADDPDIARITEILETVRLLPRKDELAADLSHGQKQWLEIGMLLAQDPKLLLVDEPVAGMTDAETVETAKLLREIAKTRSVVVVEHDMSFVRELGSRVTCLAEGSVLAEGTLDQVSANPVVIERYLGR; encoded by the coding sequence ATGGCTGGAACTGCCGAAAATTCTGACACCATGCTCTATCTCGACGGCGTCTCAGTGGCCTTTGATGGCTTCAAGGCCATCAACAATCTGTCCATCATCGTCCACCCCGCTGAAATGCTGGCGATAATCGGCCCTAATGGCGCGGGCAAGACCACTATGATGGACATCATCACCGGCAAGACCCGCCCCGATGATGGCCAGGTACTGTTTGACGGCCGCACCGATCTGACCAAGCTCGACGAGGCCGCCATTGCCAATCTGGGCATTGGTCGCAAGTTTCAGAAACCGACGGTATTCGAAAGCCAGACAGTCTGGGACAATATCGAGATGGCCTTGAAAAAGCCCCGCGGTGTCTTTGCTACACTGTTCTACAGCGCTGACGATCCCGATATTGCGCGCATCACGGAAATTCTCGAAACGGTCCGCCTGCTCCCACGTAAGGATGAACTGGCTGCCGACCTTAGCCATGGCCAGAAACAGTGGCTCGAAATTGGCATGCTGTTGGCTCAGGACCCCAAGCTGCTTCTGGTCGACGAACCGGTGGCGGGCATGACGGACGCCGAGACCGTCGAAACGGCTAAACTGCTGCGCGAAATTGCCAAAACCCGCTCGGTAGTAGTGGTCGAACACGATATGAGCTTTGTGCGTGAGCTTGGCTCGCGTGTCACATGCCTCGCCGAGGGCTCGGTTCTGGCGGAGGGCACACTTGATCAGGTCAGCGCCAATCCGGTTGTCATCGAGAGGTATCTGGGACGATGA
- the urtC gene encoding urea ABC transporter permease subunit UrtC: MITQALFRALDKKAIWLVAILLLVAILVPLSNLVLPDGHPLHLPNYAIPLLGKYLTFAMLALALDLVWGYCGILSLGHGAFFAIGGYAMGMYLMRQIGTRGVYANPILPDFMVFLNWKELPWYWYGMDNFWFAMLMVIVVPGLLAFVFGFLAFRSRVTGVYLSIITQAMTYALLLAFFRNDMGFGGNNGLTDFKDILGASVQDTGTRSALFAASAIALALAVLVCSMIVNSKLGKVMVAVRDAESRTRFLGYRVEYVKLFAFVVSAIIAGIAGALYVPQVGIINPSEFEPANSIEVVIWTAVGGRGTIVGPILGGILVNVGKSYFTGAFPEYWLFALGALFVVTTLFLPKGIVGLIGQYRAATTKREQHDRDAPTPMQVEAGVDPEPKPAE; encoded by the coding sequence ATGATTACCCAGGCTCTGTTCCGCGCTCTGGACAAGAAGGCCATTTGGCTGGTTGCCATTCTTCTGCTGGTAGCAATTCTGGTGCCCCTGTCAAATCTGGTGCTACCTGACGGGCATCCGCTGCATCTGCCCAATTATGCCATTCCCCTGCTCGGCAAGTACCTGACTTTTGCCATGCTGGCCCTCGCGCTGGATCTGGTCTGGGGCTATTGCGGCATTCTCTCGCTGGGCCACGGCGCCTTCTTTGCCATCGGCGGCTACGCCATGGGCATGTATCTGATGCGCCAGATCGGCACCCGCGGCGTCTATGCCAATCCGATCCTGCCTGACTTCATGGTCTTCCTGAACTGGAAGGAGCTGCCCTGGTATTGGTACGGCATGGACAATTTCTGGTTCGCCATGCTGATGGTTATCGTGGTCCCCGGCCTGCTCGCCTTTGTCTTCGGTTTTCTGGCCTTCCGCAGCCGCGTAACCGGCGTCTATCTTTCCATCATCACCCAGGCCATGACCTATGCCCTGCTGCTGGCCTTTTTCCGCAACGATATGGGCTTCGGCGGCAATAACGGCCTGACCGATTTCAAGGACATTCTGGGCGCCTCCGTGCAGGATACCGGCACCCGCTCAGCGCTGTTTGCGGCGTCCGCAATTGCGCTGGCCCTTGCCGTCCTGGTCTGTTCAATGATCGTCAATTCCAAGCTCGGCAAGGTCATGGTCGCCGTGCGTGACGCAGAAAGCCGCACCCGCTTCCTTGGCTATCGCGTCGAATACGTCAAACTCTTCGCCTTTGTCGTTTCGGCGATCATCGCCGGCATTGCCGGGGCACTTTACGTACCCCAGGTCGGCATCATCAACCCTTCCGAATTCGAGCCTGCCAATTCCATTGAAGTGGTCATCTGGACTGCCGTGGGCGGTCGCGGGACCATTGTCGGCCCCATCCTGGGCGGCATTCTGGTCAATGTCGGCAAATCCTATTTCACCGGTGCATTTCCCGAGTACTGGCTGTTTGCCCTGGGCGCACTGTTTGTCGTCACCACGCTGTTTCTACCAAAGGGTATTGTCGGCCTGATCGGCCAATATCGCGCGGCCACGACCAAGCGCGAACAGCACGACCGCGATGCACCCACCCCCATGCAGGTCGAAGCTGGCGTCGACCCCGAACCCAAGCCGGCGGAGTAA
- the urtB gene encoding urea ABC transporter permease subunit UrtB produces the protein MNAIRLLRTIALFLVLSLGISSGAQAQIADAELTPLIDALAPGSFKDRATAIDALVASGDPRAVPVLRVLLEGELYVDEATGKTVFTAQSGGKGVRSDPVTGEELPTLADVKLDKVKVNNSLRRTLRTAIGQMTLLSQKNDVRLAAAQSILRDADPDNLELLDSAIAAETSTDIERVMRQARAAIILKSPNATLEDWQAAVPTVRAIGGRDALNMLTTAQAGAPAEVQPAIAAALEGLARDQAAWDVAQNVWFGVSLGSVLLLAAIGLAITFGVMGVINMAHGEMVMLGAYTTFVVQEIIRQNYPGLFDWSLAIALPLAFLVTGLIGIIIERGVIRFLYGRPLETLLATWGLSLIIQQGVQTIFSANIREVGNPTWMSGSFDLGGLAITWNRFYIVIFAAMVFAALLLVLKYTAIGLHMRAVTQNRRMASAMGIRTPLVDALTFGLGSGVAGLAGVALSQIGNVSPNLGQGYIIDSFMVVVFGGVGNLWGTFVGALTLGIANKFIEPYAGAVLGKIIILVLIILFIQRRPRGLFALKGRSVEA, from the coding sequence ATGAACGCAATCAGATTACTCCGGACGATCGCGCTCTTCCTTGTTCTTTCCCTTGGAATTTCATCAGGTGCACAGGCGCAGATCGCTGACGCCGAGCTGACACCGCTGATCGATGCCTTGGCACCGGGCAGCTTCAAAGACCGCGCCACCGCAATCGATGCGCTTGTTGCCAGTGGTGATCCCCGAGCCGTCCCGGTCCTTCGGGTTCTGCTTGAAGGCGAACTTTATGTTGATGAAGCCACCGGCAAGACCGTCTTCACTGCGCAGTCTGGTGGCAAAGGTGTTCGCTCCGATCCGGTCACCGGCGAAGAACTGCCAACCCTGGCGGACGTCAAGCTCGACAAGGTAAAGGTCAACAACAGCCTGCGCCGCACATTGCGCACCGCCATCGGTCAGATGACCCTGCTCAGCCAGAAAAATGATGTCCGCCTCGCTGCTGCGCAGTCCATCCTGCGCGATGCGGATCCCGACAATCTCGAACTGCTCGATAGCGCGATCGCCGCCGAAACCAGCACAGACATCGAGCGTGTCATGCGACAGGCCCGGGCTGCCATCATTCTTAAATCGCCCAACGCAACGCTGGAGGACTGGCAAGCCGCGGTGCCGACAGTGCGCGCCATTGGCGGGCGTGACGCACTCAACATGCTGACCACCGCGCAAGCAGGCGCACCAGCCGAAGTGCAGCCCGCCATTGCCGCCGCCCTTGAAGGGTTGGCCCGCGATCAGGCTGCGTGGGATGTTGCCCAAAACGTCTGGTTTGGTGTCTCGCTGGGCTCGGTACTGCTGCTCGCGGCTATTGGACTGGCCATCACCTTCGGTGTGATGGGCGTTATCAACATGGCCCATGGCGAAATGGTCATGCTCGGCGCCTACACCACATTTGTGGTGCAGGAGATAATTCGCCAGAATTATCCTGGCCTTTTTGACTGGTCACTGGCCATTGCCCTTCCCCTGGCCTTTCTCGTCACCGGTCTGATCGGCATCATCATTGAACGCGGTGTCATTCGCTTTCTCTATGGCCGTCCACTTGAAACTCTGTTGGCCACCTGGGGCCTGTCGCTGATCATCCAGCAGGGCGTGCAGACCATTTTCAGCGCCAATATCCGCGAAGTCGGCAACCCGACCTGGATGTCAGGCTCCTTCGATCTGGGCGGCCTCGCCATCACCTGGAACCGCTTCTACATCGTGATTTTCGCCGCCATGGTCTTCGCCGCCCTCTTGCTGGTGCTCAAATACACAGCCATCGGCCTCCATATGCGGGCCGTCACCCAGAACCGGCGCATGGCTTCGGCCATGGGCATCCGCACGCCGCTGGTCGATGCACTGACCTTTGGTTTGGGCTCGGGCGTAGCGGGTCTGGCCGGCGTAGCCCTCAGCCAGATCGGCAATGTCTCGCCCAATCTGGGTCAGGGCTACATCATCGACAGCTTCATGGTTGTGGTCTTTGGCGGGGTGGGCAATCTGTGGGGCACCTTTGTCGGCGCGCTGACGCTGGGTATCGCCAACAAGTTCATTGAGCCCTATGCGGGCGCAGTGCTGGGCAAGATCATCATTCTTGTTCTCATCATCCTGTTCATTCAGCGCCGTCCCCGCGGGCTCTTCGCGCTCAAGGGAAGGTCTGTCGAAGCATGA
- the urtA gene encoding urea ABC transporter substrate-binding protein, with amino-acid sequence MKNFGAKSALLAAAMAGSLSMTATVPAFAQDETIKVGVLHSLSGTMAISETTLKDTMLFLIDEQNKKGGLLGKQLEAVVVDPASDWPLFAEKARELIEVNGVAAVFGCWTSSSRKSVLPVFEELNSILFYPVQYEGEESQRNVFYTGAAPNQQAIPAVDYLMESEGVERWVLAGTDYVYPQTTNKILEQYLMDKGVAKEDIMINYTPFGHSDWQTIVSDIKTFGSTGKKTAVVSTINGDANVPFYKELANQGIKAEDIPVVAFSVGEEELAGFDTTPLVGHLAAWNYFQSVDTPENEEFISAWQTFMNDADKVTNDPMEATVIGFNLWVQAVEKAGTTDTDAVLDSIIGLETPNLTGGIATMLPNHHLTKPVLIGEIQADGQFEVVSESELVPGDAWSDFLPESKMIEADWTAPISCGNYNTETEMCGATAM; translated from the coding sequence ATGAAGAACTTCGGCGCCAAGAGCGCTCTGCTTGCTGCGGCCATGGCCGGCAGCCTTTCCATGACGGCCACGGTTCCCGCATTCGCACAGGACGAGACCATCAAGGTCGGCGTCCTGCATTCGCTTTCGGGCACGATGGCGATCTCCGAGACCACGCTCAAGGACACCATGCTGTTCTTGATCGACGAGCAGAACAAGAAGGGCGGCCTCCTGGGCAAGCAGCTTGAAGCCGTCGTCGTTGATCCTGCCTCAGACTGGCCGCTGTTTGCCGAAAAGGCGCGTGAACTGATCGAAGTGAACGGCGTTGCAGCCGTGTTCGGCTGCTGGACGTCATCATCGCGCAAATCGGTTCTGCCCGTCTTTGAAGAGCTGAACTCGATCTTGTTCTACCCCGTGCAGTACGAAGGCGAAGAGAGCCAGCGCAACGTATTCTACACCGGCGCCGCTCCCAACCAGCAGGCAATCCCTGCTGTCGACTACCTGATGGAAAGCGAAGGCGTGGAGCGCTGGGTGCTGGCCGGTACTGACTACGTCTATCCGCAGACCACCAACAAGATCCTTGAGCAGTACCTCATGGACAAGGGCGTGGCCAAAGAAGATATTATGATCAACTACACGCCATTCGGTCACTCCGATTGGCAGACCATCGTGTCCGACATCAAGACCTTCGGCTCGACCGGCAAGAAGACTGCCGTTGTCTCCACCATCAATGGTGACGCCAACGTGCCATTCTACAAGGAACTCGCCAATCAGGGCATCAAGGCCGAGGACATTCCGGTCGTGGCCTTCTCCGTTGGCGAAGAAGAACTCGCTGGATTCGACACCACCCCACTGGTGGGCCATCTGGCAGCTTGGAACTACTTCCAGTCCGTCGACACCCCTGAAAATGAAGAGTTCATCTCTGCCTGGCAGACCTTCATGAACGATGCCGACAAGGTCACCAACGACCCAATGGAAGCTACCGTCATCGGCTTTAACCTCTGGGTTCAGGCTGTCGAAAAGGCCGGAACCACCGATACCGATGCCGTTCTGGACTCCATCATTGGCCTGGAAACCCCGAACCTGACCGGTGGCATCGCTACCATGCTGCCCAATCATCACCTGACCAAGCCTGTTCTGATCGGTGAAATTCAGGCTGACGGCCAGTTCGAAGTCGTCTCGGAAAGCGAACTTGTCCCCGGCGATGCCTGGTCCGACTTCCTACCCGAATCCAAGATGATCGAAGCCGATTGGACTGCACCAATCTCGTGCGGCAACTACAACACCGAAACCGAGATGTGTGGCGCCACGGCGATGTAA